The following proteins are encoded in a genomic region of Sulfurospirillum arsenophilum NBRC 109478:
- a CDS encoding ribose-phosphate pyrophosphokinase has protein sequence MRGYKVFAGTANPEFAKRVAKHLSLPLSAAEIKTFSDGEISVQISESVRGKDVFIIQSTCAPANVNLMELLILTDALRRSSANSITAIMPYFGYARQDRKAAPRVPITAKLVANMIQTAGIDRVVTIDLHAGQIQGFFDIPVDNLYGSIIFNDYVKAKNLKNPIIASPDIGGVARARSFAKLLGVDMVIVDKRREKANVSEVMNIIGDVNGKDVILVDDMIDTAGTIVKAAEVLKKKGATSVMACCTHAVLSGPAYERITKGELDELVVTDTIPLKETNEKIKVLSVAPVFAEVIRRVYHNESVNGLFV, from the coding sequence ATGAGAGGCTATAAAGTCTTTGCAGGAACGGCAAATCCAGAGTTTGCAAAACGAGTGGCGAAACATCTTTCTCTCCCTCTTTCGGCAGCTGAGATTAAGACCTTTAGCGATGGTGAGATCAGTGTTCAAATCAGTGAGAGTGTGCGTGGAAAAGATGTCTTTATCATCCAGTCAACCTGTGCACCTGCTAATGTTAACTTGATGGAGTTGTTAATTTTAACAGATGCTCTAAGACGCAGTTCAGCGAATAGCATCACAGCTATTATGCCTTATTTTGGTTATGCACGACAAGATAGAAAAGCGGCACCTAGGGTTCCGATTACGGCAAAACTTGTTGCCAATATGATCCAAACCGCAGGTATCGACCGCGTTGTAACGATCGACCTTCATGCAGGACAAATCCAAGGTTTCTTTGACATCCCTGTTGATAACCTTTATGGTTCTATCATCTTCAACGACTACGTGAAAGCTAAAAATCTTAAAAACCCAATTATCGCAAGTCCCGACATTGGTGGCGTTGCTCGTGCAAGGAGTTTTGCAAAACTTTTGGGTGTTGATATGGTTATCGTCGATAAACGTCGCGAGAAAGCAAACGTCTCTGAAGTAATGAACATCATCGGTGATGTTAATGGTAAAGATGTTATCTTAGTGGATGATATGATCGATACAGCAGGAACCATTGTTAAAGCAGCCGAAGTACTCAAGAAAAAAGGTGCGACGAGTGTTATGGCGTGTTGTACACATGCTGTTCTTAGTGGCCCAGCGTATGAGCGTATCACTAAAGGTGAGCTAGATGAGCTTGTCGTTACGGATACGATTCCTCTTAAAGAGACCAATGAAAAAATCAAAGTTCTTAGTGTTGCTCCTGTTTTTGCGGAAGTCATTCGTCGTGTTTACCACAATGAAAGTGTCAATGGACTCTTTGTTTAA
- a CDS encoding LPP20 family lipoprotein has translation MNRWFMTLLASLGLLLIVSGCSTKKDEAPKDPKAAAYDFSNEKSFVVYGEGIAPVHTVSPAQAIVLAKRAAITDGYRQLGEKLYGVKINSSETVKDAMIRDSRITAQVNALIKDAAITDATFKDGLYSIRMEITMSARRWHELFSY, from the coding sequence ATGAATAGATGGTTTATGACACTTTTGGCAAGTTTAGGCTTGTTGCTTATTGTTTCGGGTTGTTCGACAAAAAAGGACGAAGCACCAAAAGATCCAAAAGCGGCAGCGTATGATTTTAGCAATGAAAAATCATTTGTCGTTTATGGTGAAGGTATTGCACCTGTGCATACAGTCTCTCCTGCACAAGCAATTGTGCTTGCAAAACGGGCTGCAATTACGGATGGGTATCGACAACTCGGTGAGAAACTCTATGGTGTGAAAATTAACTCAAGCGAGACAGTTAAAGACGCTATGATAAGAGATTCTCGTATCACCGCACAAGTCAATGCTTTGATTAAAGATGCAGCTATCACAGATGCAACCTTTAAAGATGGCCTCTATAGTATTAGAATGGAAATTACGATGAGCGCACGTAGGTGGCACGAACTCTTCTCTTATTAA
- the gyrA gene encoding DNA gyrase subunit A yields MDNIFDSNQDIKTISIEESIKTSYLDYSMSVIIGRALPDARDGLKPVHRRILYAMNDLAISSRSPYKKSARIVGDVIGKYHPHGDTAVYDALVRMAQPFSMRIPIVDGQGNFGSIDGDSAAAMRYTEARMTPLAEELLRDLDKDTVDFVPNYDDSMIEPDVLPSRVPNLLLNGSSGIAVGMATNVPPHCLDELLDALLLLIENPEATLDEVMEFIKGPDFPTSGIIFGKKGILEAYRTGRGRVRVRAKVHIEKKGNKDIIVIDELPYQVNKVRLIEQIVALVKEKMIEGISEIRDESDRDGIRLVIELKREAMSDIVLNNLYKSTNLEVTFGVILLAIYNKEPKIFTLIELLKLFLRHRKTVIIRRTIFELEKAKAKAHILEGLKIALDNIDEIIALIKGSADTKSAKDGLIERFNLSEVQAGAILDMRLQRLTGLERDKIENELAELLQEIQRLSDILRSEALLNALIKEELIEIKDKFKSKRITEIVDDYDDIDVEDLIANESMVVTITHRGYIKRVPLKQYEKQKRGGKGKIAVTTYDDDFIESFFVSDTHDTLMFVTDRGQLYWLKVYKIPEGSRTAKGKAVVNLVQLQADEKIMAIIPTTDFDETKSLAFFTKNGVIKRTNLSEFKNIRSVGVRAITLDDDDELVTAKVVTHDTKNLFIVTKKGMCIRFEVGDAREIGRTARGVTGIRFKEPNDRVVGAAVIYNDQEELLTVTEKGIGKRTTAEEYRLQGRGGKGVIAMKLTAKTADLVSVVIVDEDKDLMALTSNGKMIRVDMETIRKAGRNTSGVKVVSVEGSDVVASIARCPKEEIDELDGEGFEDEEISGEGSLIIPDDAPSIE; encoded by the coding sequence ATGGATAATATTTTTGATTCGAACCAAGACATCAAAACGATCAGTATTGAAGAGTCGATAAAGACCAGTTATCTTGATTATTCGATGAGCGTTATCATCGGTCGTGCGCTTCCCGATGCACGAGATGGACTTAAACCCGTACACAGAAGAATTTTATACGCGATGAACGATCTTGCGATCTCTTCACGCAGTCCGTATAAGAAATCAGCACGTATCGTCGGTGATGTTATCGGTAAGTACCACCCACATGGTGATACCGCGGTTTATGACGCGCTTGTTCGTATGGCTCAGCCTTTCTCAATGCGTATTCCGATTGTTGATGGACAGGGAAACTTCGGTTCTATCGACGGTGATAGTGCAGCTGCGATGCGTTATACGGAAGCGCGTATGACTCCATTGGCGGAAGAGCTTCTTCGTGATCTTGATAAAGACACTGTTGATTTTGTTCCAAACTACGATGACAGTATGATTGAGCCAGATGTATTGCCAAGTCGTGTTCCAAACTTGCTCCTTAACGGATCAAGTGGTATCGCGGTTGGTATGGCAACCAATGTTCCTCCACACTGTTTAGATGAGCTTTTAGATGCATTGCTTCTTTTGATTGAAAATCCAGAAGCAACACTGGATGAGGTGATGGAATTTATCAAAGGGCCAGATTTTCCAACCAGTGGAATTATCTTTGGTAAAAAAGGTATTTTAGAGGCGTATCGTACAGGACGTGGTCGTGTGAGAGTACGTGCGAAAGTGCATATAGAGAAAAAAGGTAATAAAGACATCATTGTTATCGATGAACTTCCTTACCAAGTCAATAAAGTACGTTTAATTGAACAAATCGTTGCCCTTGTTAAAGAGAAAATGATCGAAGGCATCAGCGAGATTAGAGATGAGAGTGATAGAGATGGTATCCGTTTGGTCATAGAGCTTAAACGTGAAGCGATGAGTGACATTGTTCTTAACAATCTTTATAAATCAACCAATCTTGAAGTGACGTTTGGTGTTATCTTGTTGGCTATTTACAATAAAGAGCCAAAAATCTTTACACTCATTGAACTTTTAAAACTTTTCTTGCGTCATCGTAAAACCGTTATTATTCGTCGTACGATTTTTGAACTTGAAAAAGCGAAAGCGAAAGCGCATATTTTAGAGGGCTTGAAAATTGCTCTTGATAATATCGATGAGATTATCGCGCTTATTAAAGGCAGTGCTGATACTAAAAGTGCGAAAGATGGCTTGATTGAGCGATTTAACCTGAGTGAAGTTCAAGCAGGTGCTATTCTTGACATGAGACTTCAACGTCTTACAGGACTTGAGAGAGATAAAATTGAAAATGAACTTGCAGAGCTTCTTCAAGAGATTCAACGCCTCAGCGATATTCTACGCAGTGAAGCGCTTTTAAATGCTCTTATTAAAGAAGAGTTGATCGAGATTAAAGATAAATTCAAATCAAAACGTATTACTGAAATCGTTGATGATTATGATGATATTGATGTGGAAGATTTGATTGCCAATGAGTCAATGGTTGTTACTATTACACATCGTGGTTACATCAAACGTGTACCACTTAAACAGTATGAGAAACAAAAACGTGGTGGTAAAGGTAAAATTGCCGTAACCACATACGACGATGACTTTATTGAGAGTTTCTTTGTCTCTGATACGCACGATACCTTGATGTTTGTAACGGATCGTGGACAACTCTACTGGCTCAAAGTGTACAAAATACCAGAAGGTAGTAGAACTGCTAAGGGAAAAGCCGTTGTTAACTTAGTCCAACTCCAAGCGGACGAAAAAATTATGGCAATTATTCCAACAACCGATTTTGATGAGACAAAATCATTAGCATTCTTCACTAAAAATGGTGTTATTAAACGTACAAATCTTAGTGAATTTAAAAACATTAGATCAGTCGGCGTTAGAGCAATTACCCTAGATGATGACGATGAATTAGTAACGGCTAAAGTTGTCACACACGATACAAAAAATCTTTTCATTGTGACTAAAAAAGGTATGTGTATTCGTTTTGAAGTAGGTGATGCAAGAGAAATCGGAAGAACAGCACGTGGTGTGACAGGTATTCGCTTTAAAGAACCGAATGACCGTGTTGTTGGTGCTGCCGTTATTTATAACGATCAAGAAGAGTTGTTGACAGTAACGGAAAAAGGTATCGGTAAACGAACTACAGCAGAAGAGTACAGATTGCAAGGTCGTGGTGGTAAAGGTGTTATCGCTATGAAGTTGACAGCTAAAACTGCCGATCTAGTAAGTGTTGTCATTGTAGATGAAGACAAAGACCTTATGGCACTTACCAGTAATGGCAAAATGATCCGTGTGGATATGGAGACAATCCGTAAAGCTGGACGTAATACAAGTGGTGTTAAAGTCGTCTCGGTCGAGGGAAGCGATGTGGTTGCAAGTATTGCACGATGCCCTAAAGAAGAGATCGATGAGCTTGATGGCGAAGGCTTTGAAGATGAAGAGATTTCAGGCGAAGGTAGTTTGATTATCCCTGATGATGCGCCTAGCATTGAGTAG
- a CDS encoding ComF family protein, translated as MRCHLCLRLSWQPLCTNCLQTILSPTPAFRVLESGLKVYSFYNYNDIAPLLHTKHTYIGAKIFAQLGKHTFFEFVKTFELPKGICAIPIDDHVRHGYSHSAILTKATKPFLMPLYGSLRAQNYESYSGKSRAYRQANKRDFIFTCKDEVDAILIDDIVTTGSTLEEACETLKKHGVNVLFALVLADAKES; from the coding sequence ATGCGTTGCCATCTTTGCCTTAGGCTGAGTTGGCAACCGCTTTGCACGAATTGCCTCCAGACGATTTTATCCCCAACGCCTGCTTTTAGGGTGTTAGAAAGCGGGCTTAAAGTTTACTCATTTTACAACTACAATGACATAGCACCGCTGCTTCACACCAAACACACCTACATCGGCGCCAAGATATTCGCACAACTTGGAAAGCATACCTTCTTTGAATTTGTAAAAACGTTTGAATTACCCAAAGGTATTTGTGCCATTCCCATCGACGATCATGTGAGACACGGCTATTCGCACAGCGCTATCTTAACCAAAGCAACCAAACCTTTTTTAATGCCGTTGTATGGGAGTTTAAGAGCACAAAATTATGAGAGTTATTCAGGTAAAAGCAGAGCTTACCGCCAAGCCAATAAACGTGATTTTATCTTTACATGTAAAGATGAAGTGGATGCCATTTTGATTGATGATATTGTCACCACGGGAAGTACTTTAGAAGAGGCATGTGAGACACTCAAAAAACATGGTGTGAATGTACTGTTTGCACTGGTATTAGCGGATGCAAAAGAGAGCTAA
- a CDS encoding MFS transporter has translation MAQQHTANKHKRILSTQDYKTLSLSAFGGALEFYDFIIFVFFSKVIGILFFPADMPMWLSQLQTFGIFAAGYLARPFGGIVMAHFGDLFGRKRMFTLSILLMAVPTLLIGCLPTYASVGYFAPILLLILRVCQGLAVGGEIPGAWTFVAEHVPKDKVGLACGTLTSGLTLGILLGSLVSIIMQSNFNAAEMNSWAWRIPFIVGGIFGFIAMYLRRWLKETPIFLEMQKREKEDITKKLPVWNVLSNHLPQTIIAILLTWVLSAGIMVIIVTSHVYLQGQFGFSEIDVSISRLLATAGLALGCVFYGYLADKFSIGKIISIGCIFVVIATIAFLLSLSAGTTMLYITYPIVGFSVGIVGAFPYYMVRAFPAKVRFSGVAFSFNISYAITGALTAFLIPILANFFSKYAAGFYVMGVFLFGAILGWYIIRKEKELAEDI, from the coding sequence ATGGCACAGCAACATACGGCAAATAAACACAAAAGAATTCTCAGCACGCAAGACTACAAAACACTTTCCCTTTCTGCTTTTGGTGGAGCCTTAGAATTTTATGACTTCATTATTTTTGTATTTTTTTCCAAAGTGATTGGTATTTTATTTTTTCCTGCTGATATGCCCATGTGGCTCAGTCAACTTCAAACATTTGGTATCTTTGCCGCAGGTTATCTCGCGCGACCCTTTGGTGGCATTGTAATGGCGCATTTTGGCGATCTGTTTGGCAGGAAACGTATGTTTACTCTGAGCATTCTTCTTATGGCAGTGCCCACACTTCTCATTGGTTGTTTGCCAACCTATGCATCCGTGGGCTATTTTGCGCCTATTTTGCTTCTCATCCTTCGTGTCTGTCAAGGACTCGCAGTCGGTGGGGAAATTCCTGGGGCTTGGACATTTGTAGCCGAACACGTTCCCAAAGATAAAGTAGGCCTCGCCTGCGGAACACTCACATCAGGGCTTACCCTTGGAATCCTTCTTGGTTCTTTAGTCTCGATCATCATGCAAAGTAATTTTAATGCAGCGGAGATGAACAGTTGGGCATGGAGAATTCCGTTTATCGTAGGTGGTATTTTTGGATTTATAGCGATGTATCTCAGGCGTTGGCTCAAAGAGACACCTATTTTTCTTGAAATGCAAAAAAGAGAAAAAGAGGATATAACAAAAAAATTACCCGTTTGGAATGTTTTATCAAACCATTTACCCCAAACGATTATCGCTATACTGCTCACATGGGTTTTATCCGCAGGTATTATGGTTATTATCGTCACATCGCATGTCTATTTGCAAGGTCAATTTGGCTTTTCAGAAATAGACGTTTCCATATCAAGGCTTCTAGCAACAGCTGGTTTAGCACTCGGATGTGTCTTTTACGGCTACCTTGCCGATAAATTTTCCATTGGTAAAATTATATCGATAGGGTGTATTTTCGTGGTCATCGCGACTATCGCTTTTCTCTTATCGCTCTCAGCAGGCACGACAATGCTCTATATCACCTACCCTATTGTTGGCTTTAGCGTTGGTATCGTTGGAGCATTTCCTTACTATATGGTACGAGCCTTTCCCGCAAAAGTAAGATTCAGTGGTGTTGCTTTTTCCTTTAATATTTCCTACGCTATCACAGGTGCATTAACCGCTTTTCTTATCCCAATTCTTGCCAATTTTTTCAGTAAATATGCAGCAGGTTTTTATGTAATGGGGGTCTTTTTATTTGGTGCAATTCTAGGCTGGTATATTATTCGGAAAGAAAAAGAGTTGGCGGAAGATATCTAA
- a CDS encoding sigma-54-dependent transcriptional regulator, producing MHVAIVEDDINMRKSLEIALGEYEEFKISTYKSALDALKKIDSSVDLIVTDINMPGMDGIEFIKKLDGAYDIIVITGNATLSRAIESVRLGVKDFLTKPFEIETLVEAIKRHDKIRTKVKESFEKIDSSKEENGDFIATSPELEKALTIARKAAKTDVSVLLLGESGVGKELFANYVHKNSPRAKNAFVAINMAAIPENLLESELFGYEKGAFTDAIAEKKGYFEVANGGTLFLDEIGEMPMTLQAKLLRVIQERVMVRVGGTKELPIDVRIVSATNADIKRSIKEGQFREDLYYRLNTIPIEIAPLRQRKEEILPICEVILERVTKKYGLQKRYFSEEAIESLMTYRWPGNIRELISVVERAVILSDTEAISKEDLFLESRNWFSS from the coding sequence ATGCATGTCGCAATTGTAGAAGATGATATAAATATGAGAAAATCCCTTGAGATAGCACTTGGGGAGTATGAAGAATTTAAAATTTCTACCTATAAAAGCGCACTGGATGCACTCAAAAAGATTGATTCAAGTGTTGATTTGATCGTTACCGACATCAATATGCCAGGAATGGACGGCATTGAGTTTATTAAAAAACTTGATGGGGCTTATGACATCATCGTTATTACCGGCAACGCAACACTCAGTCGTGCTATAGAGTCTGTACGTTTAGGTGTCAAAGATTTTTTAACCAAGCCTTTTGAGATTGAAACACTCGTTGAAGCGATCAAGCGACACGATAAAATTCGTACTAAAGTTAAAGAGAGTTTTGAAAAGATCGATAGTAGTAAAGAGGAAAATGGCGATTTCATAGCCACTTCACCCGAACTTGAAAAAGCACTTACCATTGCGAGGAAAGCTGCAAAAACAGATGTAAGTGTTCTCCTTTTAGGCGAAAGCGGTGTGGGTAAAGAGCTTTTTGCTAATTATGTGCATAAAAACTCCCCAAGGGCTAAAAATGCGTTTGTAGCCATCAATATGGCAGCAATTCCTGAAAACCTTTTGGAAAGTGAGCTTTTCGGTTATGAAAAAGGCGCATTTACCGATGCTATTGCGGAGAAAAAGGGTTATTTTGAAGTTGCCAATGGAGGAACTCTTTTCTTAGATGAAATTGGTGAGATGCCCATGACACTTCAAGCAAAGCTTTTAAGGGTGATCCAAGAGCGTGTAATGGTACGTGTGGGTGGTACAAAAGAGTTACCGATTGATGTACGTATTGTTTCTGCAACCAATGCCGATATTAAAAGAAGCATTAAAGAAGGGCAATTTAGAGAAGATCTCTACTATAGGCTTAACACGATTCCTATTGAAATTGCGCCACTTCGTCAACGTAAAGAGGAAATTTTGCCTATTTGCGAGGTTATTTTAGAACGTGTGACGAAGAAATACGGTTTGCAAAAGCGTTATTTTTCGGAAGAGGCAATCGAATCTTTAATGACCTATCGATGGCCAGGCAATATTAGAGAGTTGATCTCTGTCGTAGAACGTGCAGTGATCTTGAGTGATACCGAAGCGATCAGTAAAGAAGATCTCTTCTTAGAAAGCCGTAATTGGTTTAGTTCATAA
- a CDS encoding transposase, protein MPRRLRIESLGYHHVYNRGVAKGNVFVDEKDKAKFIELMASIAREHKFNIHAFCLMDNHYHILVQNSRENLASGMRQLGAQYASYFNKRHDRVGHLWQDRFKSWYVLDEKHLFTLFKYIESNPVKAKMTNAIGEYMYCATYSMLKDAVPPFLQNSFVLREYNTKELFEFLSIPLSSSERLNIDAFHKTKYKQEEGQTVPLHKETLATYFLHVKNKEQRNEAIKKAYEDGYSKSDVAREVSLSVAGVSKILKS, encoded by the coding sequence ATGCCACGAAGATTGCGTATTGAAAGCTTAGGATATCATCATGTCTACAACAGAGGTGTTGCCAAAGGCAATGTCTTTGTCGATGAGAAGGATAAGGCGAAGTTTATAGAACTGATGGCAAGCATTGCTAGAGAGCATAAATTTAACATTCATGCGTTTTGTTTGATGGATAACCATTACCACATCTTAGTTCAAAATTCGCGTGAAAATCTCGCCTCTGGCATGCGTCAACTGGGCGCCCAATATGCAAGTTACTTCAATAAACGTCATGACCGCGTGGGGCATCTGTGGCAAGATCGTTTCAAGTCATGGTATGTTTTAGATGAAAAACACCTCTTCACACTTTTTAAATACATCGAATCCAATCCAGTAAAAGCTAAAATGACGAATGCCATCGGCGAGTACATGTACTGCGCAACGTATAGCATGCTTAAAGATGCCGTGCCACCTTTTTTGCAAAATTCATTTGTTTTGAGAGAGTACAATACCAAAGAGTTGTTCGAGTTTTTAAGCATTCCTCTAAGTAGCTCTGAGCGTTTAAACATAGACGCATTTCATAAAACAAAGTATAAGCAAGAAGAGGGGCAAACCGTGCCTCTGCACAAAGAAACATTAGCTACTTATTTTTTACATGTAAAGAATAAAGAGCAAAGAAATGAAGCGATAAAAAAAGCCTATGAAGATGGGTATAGTAAAAGTGACGTTGCCAGAGAAGTTTCTCTAAGCGTTGCAGGTGTGAGTAAAATTCTAAAAAGTTAA
- a CDS encoding DUF4405 domain-containing protein translates to MLYSFRRFISLMIFLSFLVMSYTGIILFLAPKGRVANWTNWELLGLNKTHYTNLHVTFMVLFIMGMIFHIYLNWRALLNYLTNKARKFSFFTKEFILALGINLLFLLGTLYYWTPFEQFLDFQYELKVSWDKKVDKAPYGHAELSTLEEFAERTNSNVSTIILGLNAHKLQGITLSKTIAEIAKENGKSPAQIFDIINAKSQNNTLKEGGGYGKLTLKEASVQQAFELEKALHVIHEKGFSATENSTLKEVADALHVKPIELLELLKTSTIKELK, encoded by the coding sequence ATGTTATATTCATTCAGACGTTTTATCTCTTTAATGATTTTTTTATCATTTCTTGTCATGAGTTATACTGGTATTATTCTTTTTCTAGCCCCAAAAGGAAGAGTTGCTAACTGGACTAATTGGGAACTTCTGGGACTTAATAAAACACACTATACCAATTTACATGTAACCTTTATGGTCCTCTTTATTATGGGCATGATTTTTCATATTTATCTTAACTGGCGCGCGCTTTTAAATTACCTTACAAACAAAGCTAGAAAATTTTCATTTTTTACAAAAGAATTTATCTTGGCATTGGGAATTAACCTTCTTTTTCTCCTTGGAACACTTTATTATTGGACACCTTTTGAGCAGTTTTTAGACTTTCAATATGAGCTAAAAGTATCATGGGATAAAAAAGTCGATAAAGCTCCCTATGGACATGCCGAGCTTTCAACACTGGAGGAGTTTGCAGAACGTACCAATAGTAATGTCTCTACGATTATTTTAGGACTCAATGCACATAAACTTCAAGGTATAACCCTTTCAAAAACCATTGCAGAAATTGCTAAAGAAAATGGTAAATCTCCCGCTCAAATTTTTGACATCATTAACGCAAAATCACAAAACAATACCTTAAAAGAAGGTGGCGGATACGGTAAATTAACACTCAAAGAGGCAAGTGTTCAACAAGCGTTTGAGCTTGAAAAAGCTTTACATGTGATCCATGAAAAAGGCTTTTCTGCGACGGAAAATTCAACACTCAAAGAAGTTGCTGATGCTTTACATGTAAAGCCCATTGAGCTCTTGGAATTACTCAAAACATCTACCATAAAGGAGTTGAAATGA
- the lepA gene encoding translation elongation factor 4 — protein sequence MQKHIRNFSIIAHIDHGKSTLADRLIQECGAVSAREMTAQMMDTMDIEKERGITIKAQSVRLTYVKDGQPYILNLIDTPGHVDFSYEVSRSLASSDGALLVVDASQGVEAQTIANVYIALENNLEIIPVLNKIDLPAADPERVKDEIEHTIGLDCSEALSVSAKSGIGIRELLDTLVDKIPAPTGDEDAPTKALIYDSWFDNYLGALALVRVYDGSIKKGQEVYVMGTGKKHEVLNLMYPHPLVLEKTPMIKTGEVGIVVLGLKNVGDVKVGDTITDFRNKTKEPIAGFKEVKQFVFAGLYPIETDKFEELRDALDKLKLNDSSISYEPETSAALGFGFRVGFLGLLHMEVIKERLEREFDLDLIATAPTVTYKVKTTKGTVLDIQNPSQLPPVNEFEEIQEPYVKATVLTPTEFLGNIIILMNNKRGMQKKMDYLSPERVLLEYEIPLNEIVMDFYDKLKSVSKGYASFDYEPIGYQVGDLVKLDLLVAGEPVDALSIIVPRVSAQSRGRDFVKAMKEIVPRQLFEVAIQASIGTKVIARETVKSMGKNVTAKCYGGDITRKRKLLDKQKEGKKRMKSIGKVQLPQEAFLTILKID from the coding sequence ATGCAGAAACATATTCGTAACTTCTCAATTATCGCCCATATCGACCACGGTAAAAGTACACTTGCCGATCGCCTTATTCAAGAGTGCGGTGCGGTCAGTGCGCGTGAAATGACAGCGCAGATGATGGATACCATGGACATCGAAAAAGAGCGTGGTATCACCATTAAAGCGCAAAGTGTACGTCTTACATATGTGAAAGATGGACAACCCTACATTCTCAACCTTATTGACACTCCCGGTCACGTTGACTTCTCGTATGAAGTAAGCCGCTCCTTGGCTTCGAGTGATGGTGCACTTTTAGTTGTCGATGCCTCTCAGGGTGTTGAAGCACAAACCATTGCTAATGTATACATTGCATTGGAAAATAACTTAGAGATTATTCCCGTTCTCAACAAAATCGACCTTCCTGCCGCTGATCCTGAGCGTGTGAAAGATGAGATCGAACATACCATCGGGCTTGATTGTTCCGAGGCGCTTAGTGTCAGTGCTAAAAGTGGTATTGGTATTAGAGAACTTCTCGACACACTGGTCGATAAAATTCCAGCCCCTACAGGCGATGAAGACGCTCCAACAAAAGCACTCATTTACGATAGCTGGTTTGACAACTATCTAGGTGCTCTTGCTTTGGTTCGCGTTTACGATGGCTCGATCAAAAAAGGGCAAGAAGTCTATGTTATGGGTACAGGTAAAAAACATGAAGTTTTAAATCTTATGTATCCGCATCCGCTTGTTCTTGAAAAAACACCGATGATTAAAACGGGCGAAGTGGGCATCGTCGTACTTGGTCTTAAAAATGTAGGCGATGTTAAAGTAGGTGATACTATTACGGATTTTCGTAACAAAACGAAAGAGCCGATCGCTGGGTTTAAAGAGGTCAAACAGTTCGTTTTTGCAGGACTCTACCCAATTGAAACTGATAAATTTGAAGAACTCCGTGACGCACTCGATAAACTGAAACTTAATGACTCAAGCATCTCGTATGAGCCAGAAACCTCTGCCGCGCTTGGGTTTGGCTTTAGGGTCGGGTTCTTAGGTTTACTACACATGGAAGTCATTAAAGAGCGTTTGGAGAGAGAGTTTGACCTTGATCTTATCGCTACAGCACCAACGGTAACTTATAAAGTAAAAACGACCAAAGGAACTGTGCTTGATATTCAAAACCCAAGCCAACTTCCTCCTGTCAATGAATTTGAAGAGATTCAAGAACCGTATGTTAAAGCCACTGTTTTAACACCGACTGAATTCTTGGGCAATATTATCATTCTCATGAATAACAAACGTGGTATGCAAAAAAAGATGGACTATCTCAGTCCCGAGCGTGTACTTTTAGAGTATGAGATTCCACTTAATGAAATCGTGATGGACTTTTACGACAAACTCAAATCGGTCAGCAAAGGGTATGCAAGCTTTGATTATGAGCCTATCGGGTATCAAGTCGGTGATTTGGTCAAGCTTGATCTTTTGGTCGCAGGTGAGCCTGTGGATGCACTTTCCATTATTGTTCCACGTGTAAGTGCGCAAAGTAGAGGACGTGATTTTGTTAAAGCGATGAAAGAGATCGTTCCTCGTCAGCTTTTTGAAGTGGCGATCCAAGCGAGCATCGGTACTAAAGTCATTGCACGTGAAACGGTTAAATCGATGGGTAAAAACGTGACTGCGAAATGTTACGGTGGTGATATCACACGAAAACGAAAACTCCTCGATAAACAAAAAGAGGGAAAGAAACGTATGAAATCCATCGGTAAAGTCCAATTACCGCAAGAGGCGTTTCTCACCATTCTCAAAATAGACTAA